Proteins from a genomic interval of Desulfovibrio litoralis DSM 11393:
- a CDS encoding bifunctional nuclease family protein translates to MVEMYVLGLTLEEETKAPIITLHSKNTGINLQIIVSPLEGMNLSMALQQLGARKALTHELALKLVEVFDGKLLAVEIYQPGQNVFNADLLLESSEGETLRIDARPADAIILAMSAKCPILVSKELLDKQGIRDFKNTEMATQVKNFDTEKSKMSNLSEEPKTPTITVSILKKDANGVEKIVDTIKTELRQVSSNANNLDNIEDRKKWLEKVQEQALISKVVETVNAETKGTEDEKRWQEMLSKEPLSKYKM, encoded by the coding sequence ATGGTAGAAATGTATGTACTCGGCTTAACGCTTGAAGAAGAAACGAAAGCCCCAATAATTACTTTACATTCTAAAAATACCGGTATTAATTTACAAATTATAGTTTCACCGCTTGAAGGTATGAACTTGTCTATGGCATTGCAACAACTTGGTGCACGCAAAGCCCTGACGCACGAACTTGCCTTAAAGCTAGTTGAAGTATTTGACGGTAAATTGTTGGCAGTAGAAATATATCAACCCGGTCAAAATGTCTTTAATGCTGATTTGCTTTTAGAATCATCAGAGGGAGAAACCTTAAGAATAGACGCAAGACCGGCTGATGCGATTATTCTTGCCATGAGTGCAAAGTGTCCTATTTTGGTTAGTAAAGAACTTTTGGATAAGCAAGGTATTAGAGATTTTAAAAATACGGAAATGGCAACCCAGGTTAAAAACTTTGATACTGAAAAGTCTAAAATGTCAAACCTTTCAGAAGAACCAAAAACCCCAACGATTACGGTTTCTATTTTAAAAAAAGATGCTAATGGCGTAGAAAAAATAGTTGATACAATTAAAACCGAACTACGTCAGGTTTCGTCTAATGCGAATAATCTTGATAACATAGAAGACAGAAAAAAATGGTTGGAAAAAGTACAAGAACAGGCTTTAATCAGTAAAGTCGTGGAAACAGTAAATGCGGAAACAAAGGGAACCGAAGACGAAAAACGTTGGCAAGAAATGTTGTCGAAGGAACCTTTGTCAAAATATAAAATGTAA
- the miaB gene encoding tRNA (N6-isopentenyl adenosine(37)-C2)-methylthiotransferase MiaB yields MSKLPTFYIFTFGCQMNANDSDWLKRALLSYGFEYTTHDKAELIIFNTCSVRDKPEQKVYSEIGRFSKIAQRKKRKIMIAVGGCVAQQVGKTLLSRFPLVKLVFGTDNLAQVPKFMLEVAQDSSKRFCLTDFNEEINERTHYFEMMNVKEQSGSAFVNIMQGCDNFCSYCIVPYVRGRQKSRNSQAILDECQGLIEKGCRELTLLGQNVNSYGQDKTGDGTNFSSLLKQLLPLKGLERLHFMTAHPKDISDELIELLGSEKKLSPRLHLPIQSGSDKILKLMNRKYTVKDYLLLVEKVRKVRSDIQLSTDMMVGFPDESDLDFKDTLTIMNEIRFLDIYSYIYSDRPNTKSLMFNNKIERKLGLERLSILQEQQKEYTKNILSAMLGNITEVFVDTKISNQQLSVTEQGILGWQGKDHFDTTVNLIVKEDIALNGLIVPSKIIETGQHSLVAVQVGKAW; encoded by the coding sequence ATGTCTAAACTTCCTACTTTTTATATCTTTACTTTTGGTTGTCAGATGAATGCTAATGATTCTGACTGGTTAAAGCGTGCTTTATTGAGCTATGGTTTTGAATATACGACTCATGATAAAGCGGAATTAATTATTTTTAATACTTGTTCCGTGAGGGATAAGCCGGAACAAAAGGTTTATTCCGAAATCGGGCGTTTTTCTAAAATAGCCCAAAGAAAAAAAAGAAAAATAATGATCGCCGTGGGAGGTTGCGTTGCACAACAGGTCGGCAAGACGCTTCTTTCTCGCTTTCCATTAGTGAAATTAGTTTTTGGAACAGATAATTTAGCTCAAGTACCTAAGTTTATGTTAGAGGTTGCCCAAGACTCCTCTAAGCGTTTTTGTTTAACTGACTTTAACGAAGAAATAAATGAACGCACGCATTATTTTGAAATGATGAACGTTAAAGAACAATCAGGTTCTGCTTTTGTAAATATTATGCAGGGTTGTGATAATTTTTGTTCTTACTGTATTGTTCCTTATGTAAGAGGCAGGCAAAAATCTCGCAATAGTCAAGCCATATTAGATGAATGCCAAGGTTTGATAGAAAAAGGTTGTCGAGAGCTTACTCTTTTAGGGCAAAATGTAAATTCTTATGGTCAAGATAAGACGGGAGACGGTACAAATTTTAGCTCGCTGTTAAAACAGCTTTTACCTCTTAAGGGGTTAGAACGCCTACACTTTATGACAGCTCACCCTAAAGATATCTCTGATGAACTAATTGAATTGTTAGGCAGTGAAAAAAAGCTAAGTCCTCGTTTACATTTGCCAATACAGTCAGGCTCAGATAAAATTTTAAAGTTGATGAATCGTAAGTACACAGTGAAAGATTATCTTTTATTGGTTGAAAAAGTGCGTAAAGTTCGGTCTGATATTCAGCTTTCAACAGATATGATGGTAGGTTTTCCTGATGAAAGTGATTTAGATTTTAAAGATACTTTAACTATAATGAACGAAATAAGATTTTTGGACATATATTCTTATATATATTCTGACCGTCCAAATACAAAATCTTTGATGTTTAACAATAAAATAGAACGTAAGCTTGGTTTAGAAAGGCTTAGTATACTTCAAGAGCAACAAAAAGAATATACAAAAAATATTTTATCTGCTATGCTTGGTAATATTACAGAAGTTTTTGTTGATACAAAAATATCAAATCAACAACTGAGTGTAACGGAACAAGGTATATTGGGCTGGCAGGGAAAAGACCACTTTGATACAACCGTTAACCTAATTGTTAAAGAAGATATAGCTCTTAACGGTCTGATTGTTCCATCAAAAATTATAGAAACAGGTCAACATTCTCTTGTGGCTGTACAGGTAGGTAAGGCATGGTAG
- a CDS encoding histidinol phosphate phosphatase domain-containing protein, which produces MLELLTHTTLSDGSQTPAEALRSAKIQGYQALVLSDHCDPSNLLEVIEANKRLKEVALHIGIDLIVGVELTHIPPPLIEQYVLTARKLGAEFVAVHGEKINLNTKTNPFNPQSSLMERGTNLAAILGGADLLAHPGLISEEEVKLASELGVFLDLSAFSKNGLSNGHIAKLALKYNAKLVVCANPHADLDFLTQEEYKIVAKAAGLNNDDVTKMLHDINMLLCKLYKR; this is translated from the coding sequence ATGCTTGAACTTTTAACTCATACAACCTTAAGCGACGGAAGCCAAACCCCGGCTGAGGCTTTGCGTTCGGCTAAAATACAGGGTTATCAGGCTCTTGTGCTCTCTGATCATTGCGACCCTTCTAACTTGCTCGAAGTGATTGAGGCAAATAAACGACTTAAAGAAGTGGCTTTGCATATAGGCATAGACCTTATTGTTGGCGTTGAGTTAACTCATATTCCCCCACCTTTAATCGAACAATATGTTTTGACCGCACGCAAACTAGGAGCGGAATTTGTGGCTGTTCACGGTGAAAAAATAAACCTTAATACAAAAACGAACCCTTTTAACCCTCAGTCCAGTTTAATGGAAAGAGGAACTAACCTTGCGGCAATTTTGGGCGGGGCTGATCTTTTGGCTCACCCGGGTTTAATTTCAGAAGAAGAAGTAAAATTAGCGAGTGAACTCGGTGTTTTTCTTGACCTTTCGGCTTTTTCAAAAAACGGCTTGTCTAACGGACATATCGCCAAACTAGCTTTAAAATATAATGCAAAGTTGGTTGTTTGTGCCAACCCTCATGCCGATTTAGATTTTTTGACCCAAGAAGAATATAAAATTGTGGCGAAAGCCGCCGGTTTAAACAACGATGATGTAACAAAAATGTTACATGATATTAATATGTTGCTCTGTAAATTATATAAACGTTGA
- a CDS encoding dienelactone hydrolase family protein: MIKKNYILLVLSLFLNLICFSELQAWPSKNNKEYAALYSTGGWIPDSSEGFELAVWLPSQKPSSFFELDGWNLLRFSSTVAEATHKYPLIIIAHDSIGNRFSLNDVATKLAASGFVVVAPTFIGDNLDDMSKALTLESLLIKPKQLVYTIETVLHSEEFGSHIDSSRIGLIGIGNGITPVLQLVGASLSEEGWSNYCPSGESSDFYCQPIVKSEVTQLITDLVAFKKTPEAFMLNPPLQSALFPKPEVKVEEVLPPLPPDHDKNIKDNTAKKNKKAKDKNKKNTASDNIDTIGTTELSEAEQQAVLAEQKQIDKMLNNKTQDKIIIKSVLLLTPGHSFLFSDESFKNVTLPIALVLAEDDELYPLENHGLPLTGKIGGMPEQVVFEKTDHYSLLAPLPKKLTALLPELSGRATLKQRAKIAEKRDSEILSFFKKTLGDGVELPVNIGNASAKTAEKTETNASAQLSSK, translated from the coding sequence ATGATAAAAAAAAACTATATTCTTTTAGTCTTAAGTCTATTTTTAAACTTAATTTGTTTTAGTGAACTACAGGCTTGGCCATCTAAAAATAATAAAGAATATGCTGCGTTATATTCAACAGGCGGTTGGATTCCCGATAGTTCCGAAGGTTTTGAACTTGCCGTTTGGCTTCCTAGTCAAAAACCTAGTTCTTTTTTTGAACTTGATGGCTGGAATCTGTTGCGTTTTAGCTCTACTGTGGCTGAAGCGACCCATAAATATCCTTTGATTATCATTGCTCATGACAGTATCGGCAACCGTTTCAGCTTGAATGATGTAGCCACCAAACTTGCCGCTAGTGGGTTTGTTGTTGTTGCTCCTACTTTTATTGGAGATAATCTTGATGATATGAGTAAGGCTCTTACTCTTGAGAGCTTATTAATAAAGCCCAAACAGTTGGTTTATACGATAGAAACTGTGTTGCATTCGGAAGAGTTTGGATCGCATATAGACAGCTCGAGGATTGGGTTAATTGGAATAGGAAACGGGATAACGCCTGTGTTACAGCTTGTAGGGGCAAGTTTAAGCGAAGAGGGTTGGAGCAACTATTGTCCTTCCGGTGAAAGCTCTGATTTTTACTGTCAACCTATTGTTAAAAGTGAAGTAACCCAACTTATAACAGACTTAGTTGCCTTTAAAAAAACGCCCGAAGCCTTTATGTTAAATCCGCCTTTACAGAGTGCTTTGTTCCCAAAGCCTGAAGTGAAAGTAGAAGAAGTTTTGCCGCCTTTGCCACCTGATCATGATAAAAATATAAAAGACAATACAGCTAAAAAAAATAAAAAAGCCAAAGATAAAAATAAAAAGAATACCGCTTCTGATAATATCGATACTATCGGAACAACTGAGCTAAGCGAAGCGGAACAACAGGCCGTTTTAGCGGAACAAAAGCAAATTGACAAGATGTTAAATAATAAAACACAAGATAAAATTATAATAAAAAGTGTTTTGCTTTTAACGCCGGGACATTCGTTTTTATTTAGTGATGAATCATTTAAAAATGTTACTCTGCCTATTGCTTTAGTTTTGGCTGAAGATGACGAACTTTATCCTTTGGAAAATCATGGACTTCCTTTAACCGGAAAGATAGGCGGTATGCCTGAACAAGTTGTTTTTGAAAAAACAGACCATTACTCTTTACTTGCTCCATTACCCAAAAAGTTAACCGCTCTTTTGCCTGAGCTTTCAGGTAGGGCAACGTTGAAACAAAGGGCAAAAATTGCAGAAAAAAGAGATAGTGAAATTTTAAGTTTTTTCAAAAAAACTTTGGGCGATGGTGTTGAATTGCCTGTAAATATAGGTAATGCTTCAGCTAAAACAGCAGAGAAAACCGAGACTAATGCTTCGGCTCAATTATCTTCAAAATAA